CAGCTTCCTGCCGTCTGCAACGTATTTCTTCATCCgagcttttctcttctctgaaGTCAGGTCTGAATGAGCCTGCACCACACAGCATGAGACAGTAACACTCGGaacaacagaaaattccagtagACCTCAAGAACAGCCTGATACCTCTGTTCTCTTAATTCCCAGCAGTTCCTCGTGCACGTACACTGACCACAGGTTGCAAGTACACTCAGTGGTGTGTGGTGGGAattcccagcagctcctctgttggTTGTGTCCCAGTTCATGAATGGGACCCCACATGCCCCCAGCAATCTTTGTGGCGTTGGTGATGAGGTAGGCGGTGGCAGTCTGTCCAATGATGGGATAGCCGGCATGCATCCACCCTGTTTGTCCAACAGACCTTGGATGAAGACCTTTGTGCTTCCATGTGGGTGGTGGGAAATGATCTACGTTAACTGGCTCTTGTTCGACACGCTTACCATGAGAAATCTGCACATCAATCACGATGCGTTCCTTGAGAGGAAATTTGAGCGGTGTTGCGGTGAGCTCAGCGACGGTCTTCATTATGTTATTCCAGACTTGTGCCAGCTCATCAACCTGCTCAAGGTCACGGACAGCTTTTGATGGCACGGTCAGGATGATGTTGTCAAACTCCAACTCTGCCCAGGGGGATGGAGCCGCACGCCGCTGCGACCAGTCGTCAG
The nucleotide sequence above comes from Takifugu flavidus isolate HTHZ2018 unplaced genomic scaffold, ASM371156v2 ctg587, whole genome shotgun sequence. Encoded proteins:
- the LOC130520915 gene encoding TRPM8 channel-associated factor homolog — translated: MNEHKRGDEIIVTKSKAYKFFDSIKLFGVSVTTADDWSQRRAAPSPWAELEFDNIILTVPSKAVRDLEQVDELAQVWNNIMKTVAELTATPLKFPLKERIVIDVQISHGWMHAGYPIIGQTATAYLITNATKIAGGMWGPIHELGHNQQRSCWEFPPHTTECTCNLWSVYVHEELLGIKRTEAHSDLTSEKRKARMKKYVADGRKLSDWSVWTALETYLQLQEKFGWEAFKKVFAGYFEMSNFPHDNKGKMNLYAETFSRVVGMNLSGFFKSWAWPIEEITEEDLSHLPPWTDHPMAQYN